The Swingsia samuiensis genome contains the following window.
ACTTCTGCAAGAGCGGCCAAACGCCTTCCTTCTATTGCGGGTGCTTGTTGTAGGTTCACCCCAATACCAACCACCACCCACGGATCAGAAAGATAAGCGCCAGATTCAATCAGTATTCCAGCAGCCTTAGCGCCATTAATTAGAAGATCGTTAGGCCATTTCAATGAAACGGAGGAAATATCCTCTTTGAAAAGAAAAAAACTTTTTACCGTTTCATAAATTGAAACAGCCGCTAAGAAAGGAATAGCCTTTATAAATTCGTTTAGATTTTTAGGGTGAAATAAAAAAGAGATCGCCAAGTTTTGTCCGGCGTCTTCCCATGAACGTCCACGCGTTCCGCGTCCTGATGTTTGCAAAAGAGCTTGTATCGCAAGCTTATCTTTTGAACCCTCATCCGCTTTTTTTTTACAGAGATCAGAAGTAGATCCCAACGTCTCATATACTTCGAAACGCCAGACCATTTTTCAACCTTCATATGGTGGGCGATGACGGGATTGAACCGCCGACCCTCTCGGTGTAAACGAGACGCTCTACCGCTGAGCTAATCGCCCTCAGAAGTGAGGTGGTTTATACAGGCTTCTGAGAATCTGTAAAGACCCTCAGAAGCTTTTTTTTACTTTTATTTGCTAACAGCGTCTTTAAGACCTTTTCCTGGCTTAAAGCGAACAGATGTCGAAGCAGGAATATCGATTTCTTCGCCTGTACGTGGGTTGCGGCCTTTTGCAGCT
Protein-coding sequences here:
- a CDS encoding biotin--[acetyl-CoA-carboxylase] ligase → MVWRFEVYETLGSTSDLCKKKADEGSKDKLAIQALLQTSGRGTRGRSWEDAGQNLAISFLFHPKNLNEFIKAIPFLAAVSIYETVKSFFLFKEDISSVSLKWPNDLLINGAKAAGILIESGAYLSDPWVVVGIGVNLQQAPAIEGRRLAALAEVMTPPDPIVFGEQLGKKLEEWEGLWEEKGFSFIRSSWLERAHPLGCHLAVKRDELYITGKFSGLDQQGRLLLTCPSGETIAVMTGDILLD